In the genome of Ureibacillus sp. FSL W7-1570, the window ATTTATCCCGGCGATGCACAATGGTCACTTTATTTGCAAAGCGCGTCAAATAAACGCCTTCTTCGACAGCTGAGTCCCCGCCGCCGACAACGATCAGATCTTTTCCTTTGAAAAATGCTCCGTCACAAACCGCACAGTAGCTTACACCGCGTCCGCCAAGTTCGTTTTCGCCGGGAACGCCCAATTTTTTATATTCGGCACCTGTCGCGATGATGATGGCACGGGTTTTATATTCTTTTGAACCTGCTTTGACGATTTTGAATTCTTCTCCGTCAATCACTTCGGAAACGTCGCCGTAAGCATATTCCGCTCCGAATTTTTTCGCATGTTCAAACATTTTTGTGGACAATTCCGGACCTAAAATGGATTCGAAACCTGGATAGTTTTCAATTTCCTCCGTATTCGCCATTTGTCCGCCGGGGATTCCGCGTTCCAACATCAGAGTGGAAAGGTTTGCGCGGGATGTGTATACCGCTGCGGTCATTCCTGCAGGCCCTGCACCGATGATAATGACGTCATAAATTTTTTCTTCTGCCATTTCTATTCCTCCCAACTACCTTTAATGTAGTGAAACCAAAATGAAACTTCAATTAATTTGCCTATTCTTCATTAAATGGTAAAAACTCCAATAATTGGTCTACATACTTTGTCAATGTGGAGACCGTTATGCCATATTTTTCTGCAAATTGTTTTTTTGTGATTTTCTTTGAACTGACCGTTGAATAATACATATATTCCACTGCGGCGGTCAGGGCTTTCACATTTTTGAATTCGTAACCGTTCAAGAACGCTTTCTCACTGAGTACGAACCACATTTGGAACAGGTGCTGGATTTCGAGAGTCAACGCTTCAACATTGTTGAAAAGTTCCTCTGCAACGGCGATCAGGCGGATAAAATTTTTTTCCACTTTATTGTTCATATTGAATTGATGATTCAATGCATAAGCTAAACAAAGCTTTTCCAATCCGTTGTATTTGGATAAATCGATCAATTTCGGATGGGAGATGATCTCCTGTTTAAATGCCGATTTGCCTAGCAGGAAAAAGCCGAACATCCGGTGGGCGGAATAATTGCTGCTGATTTTCTTGATAATGTAGTCCCGATTTTGATCGAGTGTCGGAATTTCGGACAGTTCTTTTCTTTTGATGTGTCTCCACGGTTCCATGCCGTTTTTTGAAGGATCCAGCTGGGTCAGCATTTCCCAGGCTCTTTCCGCTTCTTTCACATGATTTGAGAAGTATGCGGCTTGACTTAACCAAAAATAAAAACCGGGATCATTCGGCATCATCCGCTTTGACATGCTATGGAGCCATTTGTATGCCAAATCATATTCGCCAATCAGCGCCAACGTGGCACCCAGTTTATATCGGCTGTCAAAATCGAAAGGATGCACCTTTTTCAACACGTCCACCAAATAATGAAGCGCCGGTTCATCTTTTTCGTAATAAGCGATGATCGTTAAATTGCATAGCGCGTGCAGATTTCCGACATTTTCCCGGAGGACATGATTCAGGATGGCTTTCGATTGTTCCAAATCCCCTACATAAAAATAAGCGAGAGATAAATTGTTATAGGCTGGCCAAAGTTCCGGATATTGATC includes:
- the trxB gene encoding thioredoxin-disulfide reductase — its product is MAEEKIYDVIIIGAGPAGMTAAVYTSRANLSTLMLERGIPGGQMANTEEIENYPGFESILGPELSTKMFEHAKKFGAEYAYGDVSEVIDGEEFKIVKAGSKEYKTRAIIIATGAEYKKLGVPGENELGGRGVSYCAVCDGAFFKGKDLIVVGGGDSAVEEGVYLTRFANKVTIVHRRDKLRAQKILQDRAFANEKVDFIWNHTVKQINEKDGKVGSVTLVSTVDGSEKEVPCDGVFVYIGMSPLTAPFKNLGILNEQGYVVTNDKMETSVKGIFAAGDVREKTLRQIVTATGDGSIAAQTAQQYVEELKEKLVKNG
- a CDS encoding tetratricopeptide repeat protein is translated as MEKKQQKEKNNIVSFIPDGEYYFNKAIKALEKDQMDRAYKYMKRAAELSPDDAHVLMHYGLLEMNAQNFEKAYELIHTAYCMEPDEPEHVYYLAEVSGYLGLMNDAKKYAEKYLELEPDGYYAWEAKEIIDYVHFEQNEIDDFDEEDSFEQIIMQEKARRLIEEKQFHEAIEVLENLVDQYPELWPAYNNLSLAYFYVGDLEQSKAILNHVLRENVGNLHALCNLTIIAYYEKDEPALHYLVDVLKKVHPFDFDSRYKLGATLALIGEYDLAYKWLHSMSKRMMPNDPGFYFWLSQAAYFSNHVKEAERAWEMLTQLDPSKNGMEPWRHIKRKELSEIPTLDQNRDYIIKKISSNYSAHRMFGFFLLGKSAFKQEIISHPKLIDLSKYNGLEKLCLAYALNHQFNMNNKVEKNFIRLIAVAEELFNNVEALTLEIQHLFQMWFVLSEKAFLNGYEFKNVKALTAAVEYMYYSTVSSKKITKKQFAEKYGITVSTLTKYVDQLLEFLPFNEE